TGCTCCCAATTACGCAGCCGACGTGCACCGCTGCGGGTGAGAAATAGATAGAGCAACGATATAAACAAGCCGGAGAACGCGATCAGCACCGGCACCGCTTCCAGCGCGTAGGCAAGGCTTTTATGGCTGGAAACCTGCGGGGTAAGGTCCAGCGTTAATGAGGCGCCTAGTGCGGCATACAAAAAAACGAACAACAGCAGAAACAGCGCGTTGCGCTTCCAATCGAGGTCGGCTTCATGATTCTTTTGCTGACGTGCACTGTTGAGCGCCTGGTGTAACTGCGTTGCATGGGGTGATGCGGTGTCAATATTGTCAATCTCTTCACCCAGTAAGCGGTGAATAAACGGCTGATCGGCCGGTTCAAGGGTAATGCGCATAAATTTCTCGCTGACGTAACGATCAAAGGCGTCAGTGTAACGTAATTCGTCAGGCGCGCGCAGAATCTGCGAGTAAGTGCGCAATTTTGCATCTCAACATCGGCTGTTGTTGCACATCATTTATACAATTACTGTGCGGTTATTACTGACCGCGTAAATGACGACGGAGTAACAAGCTATGTCGTACGTTGATGGTTTTGTCGTAGCGGTGCCGGAAGCGAATAAGGAGGATTATCGCGCCATGGCGGCCAAAGCCGCGCCGCTGTTTAAGGAGTTCGGCGCCACACGTATCGTCGAGTGCTGGGCGGATGATGTGCCTGAAGGTACGCAGACCGATTTCTACCGTGCGGTGAAAGCTGAGGCGGGCGAAACGGTGGTGTTTAGCTGGATTGAGTATGCGTCGAAAGAGGTGCGCGACGCCGCCAACGCCAAAATGATGTCCGATCCGCGCATGAAAGCGCTGGGTGAAAATATGCCTTTCGATGGCAAACGCATGATTTATGGTGGTTTTGCGATATTGCTGGAGGAGTAGCTGTCAGGTGCGCATTGTTGCGCACCTGAATGTTACCGATCACGGCCATTGCTGACACTGGATCACCGTGCGATAGCCATCGTGATCCTGGAAAGTTTGGCCTTGCTGTTCCCAATAGGGATTAAAGGATGTAACGCGCGTAAAGCCGGCGGCGATCATGCTCTGGCAAATACGCTGCCATTCACTTTTTTCCGGCAGATAAAACACCAATAAATCCTCTTCTGAGGGGCGCGGCTCCACGGGATGTGCACTGCAGAGGGTAAATTCCAGATGCCACGGCACGCCCGGTTTTCCCAGCATTACGCCGCTAAACCCGGCGTGGTCTTCAAACGATCCTATCTCGGTCAAATCTAATCCGCGACAGTACATCTCCCGGCTTCGCGCCAGTTCGGTAACGGGTCTGGCAACGCGCATTATGGGTGCATTCATGTTTATCTCTCCATTTAACTGGGCGGTTCCTCTTTTTACTGTAGCGGCTGAACACGGGCGATGGCGCAATGCGTGCTCATCGCAGCGGTGATTGGCGATAGCAGATTATTCGGGTAACGTGGAATGCTTATCTACCTACCTACAAATAATCACCGCACGCAAAGTTGCAGGAGAGTCAGTCCATGTCCGTTAATTCCGATATCGTCGGCATTGTCAGCGATGAATTCATCAATCCAAATAGTGTAAAGCTGCTGAATGAGGTGACGCGTCAGCTTAATGAGCGTGGTTTTATCACTGTGCTACTGAATGTGACTTCACGCGAAAGCTATCAACAAACTTTGCGCAATCTGGCACCGCTTAACATTGGCGGGTTGGTATTTCTGACGTCACTGTTTGCCGATGAGCTCAGCGTAGCAGCGGATATTCTGCCGCAGGTG
The nucleotide sequence above comes from Pantoea nemavictus. Encoded proteins:
- a CDS encoding DUF1428 domain-containing protein yields the protein MSYVDGFVVAVPEANKEDYRAMAAKAAPLFKEFGATRIVECWADDVPEGTQTDFYRAVKAEAGETVVFSWIEYASKEVRDAANAKMMSDPRMKALGENMPFDGKRMIYGGFAILLEE
- a CDS encoding VOC family protein translates to MNAPIMRVARPVTELARSREMYCRGLDLTEIGSFEDHAGFSGVMLGKPGVPWHLEFTLCSAHPVEPRPSEEDLLVFYLPEKSEWQRICQSMIAAGFTRVTSFNPYWEQQGQTFQDHDGYRTVIQCQQWP